The genomic DNA CCGCATCGGCCTGCTCGGCGGTTCGTTCAACCCGGCGCATTCCGGCCACCGCGGCATCAGCCTCGCCGCGATCGAGGCGCTCGACCTCGACGAGATGTGGTGGCTCGTCTCCCCCGGCAATCCGCTCAAGCCGGCAGCGGGGATGGCGCCGCTGCCGGCGCGACTCGCTTCCGCCCGCCGCGTCGCACGCGCCGCGCGTATCCGCGCGACCGATATCGAGACGCGGCTTCGCACGCGCTTCACGGTCGATACGCTGGCTGCGCTCGTTCGCCGCTACCCCCGACATCGCTTCGTCTGGGTGATGGGCGCGGACAACCTGCAGCAGTTCGACCGGTGGCGTGCGTGGCGACGGATCGCCCGCACCGTGCCGATTGCGGTAGTTGCGCGTCCGGGCTATGACGGCACTGCCCTCGCGGCACCCGCGATGGGTTGGCTACGGCGCTTCCAGAGGCCCGCACGCCAGGCAAGGAACTGGACGAAGTGGAGTGTGCCAGCCCTGGTGCTGCTACGTTTCCGCCCCGACCCGACCTCCGCGACGCAGCTTCGTGCCGCCGACCCTGCCTGGCATCTGCGTGATTCGCTTCCCATATCCGTCGCCATACCTTCCACCCAGGAGTGATCTTGCCCGCAACCGCCCACGCCTATCGATCGCCGGACGCCGACAGCGTCGCGGCCTTGCATAAGCTCGTTCTCGACAGCCTGGACGACGATCAGGCCGTCGACACCATCTCGATCCCGCTCGCCGGCAAGTCATCGATCGCCGATCATATGGTGATCGCGAGCGGTCGCTCGACGCGGCAGGTCGCCTCGATGGCGTCCAAGCTGTCCGAGAAGATCAAGGCCGAGACCGGGCGTTCGCCGCGGATCGAGGGACTGCCGACGGCGGACTGGGTGCTGCTCGACGCTGGTGACGTGATCGTCCACCTGTTCCGCCCGGAGGTTCGCTCGTTCTACAATCTCGAGCGGATGTGGTCGTTCGGCGACGCGCCGGTGCCCACGCCAGCGCCGACCGCCGGAGCCGAGATCGGGACGGCCTGACCTGATCCTTCATATCGTGGCACGTGGGCGGATCGGGCGATCGCCCGAGGCCGAACTTGTTGATCGGTATCTGAAGCGGATCGCTTGGCCCACGCGTGTGACGGAATTGCCAGATCGCGGCGGGCGTGTGCCCGAGGTGGCGGCGGGGACGCGTCGGGTGATGTTGGACGAAACCGGCGCCGTGCAGTCGTCGGTCGAGTTCGCCCGTACGCTCGAGCG from Sphingomonas radiodurans includes the following:
- a CDS encoding nicotinate-nucleotide adenylyltransferase, with protein sequence MRGRPIRIGLLGGSFNPAHSGHRGISLAAIEALDLDEMWWLVSPGNPLKPAAGMAPLPARLASARRVARAARIRATDIETRLRTRFTVDTLAALVRRYPRHRFVWVMGADNLQQFDRWRAWRRIARTVPIAVVARPGYDGTALAAPAMGWLRRFQRPARQARNWTKWSVPALVLLRFRPDPTSATQLRAADPAWHLRDSLPISVAIPSTQE
- the rsfS gene encoding ribosome silencing factor, producing MILPATAHAYRSPDADSVAALHKLVLDSLDDDQAVDTISIPLAGKSSIADHMVIASGRSTRQVASMASKLSEKIKAETGRSPRIEGLPTADWVLLDAGDVIVHLFRPEVRSFYNLERMWSFGDAPVPTPAPTAGAEIGTA
- a CDS encoding 23S rRNA (pseudouridine(1915)-N(3))-methyltransferase RlmH, which translates into the protein MILHIVARGRIGRSPEAELVDRYLKRIAWPTRVTELPDRGGRVPEVAAGTRRVMLDETGAVQSSVEFARTLERWRDDGVREARFMIGAADGFGDAERAGADLLLSFGRATWPHLLARAMLAEQLFRATSILANHPYHREG